GCATGGTCAAGCCATGAAGTTGTCGGGAAAGCCCGACCGCAAAATCACAGATATCTATCATTTCTTGGACTTCTCCAAGACCTTCTTGGTAACTCTTGCCCATCTCATAAGAGACCAATTTTCCCAAAGGTTCTTTTAAGGCTCTGAGCTTCTCGCCAAATTGTCTTACTATTTCACCGCGTAACGGGGCGGGTTTCTTACGCCAAGTTTTAAAAGCATTGGTAGCGGTATTCATGACCTTTGCATAATCTTCTTTGGAGGTTGTTCTTACTTTTCCGATGAGTGAACCATCGACCGGTGAGTAGGATTCGATAATGCTTCCTGAAGAAAAATTATCGGAACCTGTTGAAGTTCCATCATTTAAGTCAGTAATTCCCAAAGCTTTTAAAGCCTCATCTATTCCAAATTCTACAGCTACTTTTGACATTTTATAACTTTTTGAAGGTGTATTGTTAAATTTTTACAAAGCTACGAATAATATTATCTTTATTTTTGCTTTTTGAGCACCGTAACTTTTGAGATTTTTTCATTTTGTACCTCGTAAATGAGAACCAGTTCTAGAGGCTTATCATTTCCGTTACGTCCTGTAATACTTTCATGGTCAATTATCTTATTTCCGAATACGGTACGTGTTATGATTTTGGAATGTAAATTGGGCGATGCTTCAAAAAGCGCAGCGTAAAATTCCTTACACGCTTGCCTACCTTTCATGGTCTCCACACCTTCTGAAAAATTGTGGAAGGTAACTTTAGGGTCAATAACCGACATAAATGCGTTGATATCCCTTTGGTTATAGGCTTCTAATTGGTTTTGAACTACCTGTTCCGGTGTCATTTTTTGGCTCATTAATTTTGATGTTGCACCGACTATGATCAGTATTAGAATTGAGACACTTCGTTGTAGCATCATGACAGGATAATTAATGCTATGGCAACTAGCGCTGGCAGTGCTTGTATATAGAAAATTTTCTTTGAAACACTGAACGCACCGTAGATACCTGCTACTACTACACAGCATAAAAAGAACAAGGATATATTATCCTTCCAAATGAGGTCTTCAATAAAAAAAGACCATACCAGTCCTGCGGCAAGAAATCCGTTATACAGTCCCTGATTGGCAGCCATAGACTTCGTAGGTTCAAACAATTCCTTTGGAAAATTCCGAAATATCTTGGGCCCTTTGGTCGTCCAAGCAAACATTTCGAACCAAAGAAAATAGAAATGTAAAAGGGCAACAACCGCTATTAAGAGACCACTAACTAATTTCATTTAAACTTCTTTTATAAAACGTTCGTCTACAGGCATTACCGTTGCGCAATTGTCGCAAGTCCTTAATTCTTTGGAACCATAGAAATGTTTAAAATGACTTAGAAAGTCTTTTTCTATATCGTTCAGTGTAAAATAGGCTTCATATAATTTATGGTTACAGTTATCGCAGAACCAAAGCAGTCCATCGTCTACATTCATGTGCGCCCTTTTGCGCTCAATAACCAGACCAATAGAACCTTCATGGCGTACGGGAGAGTGCGGCACTTTTGCAGGGTGCAAATACATATCTCCTGGTCCTAGTTGAAACGTTTTCTTTTGACGGTCTTCTTGAATGTGTACCTCTATTTGTCCTTCTAACTGATAAAAAAGTTCTTCCGTTTCGTTATAGTGATAGTCTTTTCTTGCATTAGGACCCGCCACGATCATAACGATATAATCACCGGCATCTTTATATAAGTTTTTATTGCCAACCGGGGGTTTTAGAGAATCACGATTCTCCTCAATCCATTTATCTAAATTAAAAGGGGCTCTTATACTCATGGGTTAATTTTAACGAAAGTTAAAAAAACCTTAGGGGCTAACCTAAAACGCAGGCATAAAAAAAGCCCTTGTTTACCAAAGGCTCTTTAATTATTTATGTCGTATATATTACCTGAAGAACATCTGAGTAAAGTACAAATTGCCACTATTATTTTCTTTTATACTTATGGCTGAATGTGTATAGTTACCTTCTAAACTCATCCTATGCGAAGGACTATCTACCCAAGCTTCTAAGACCTCTTGCATATCGTCATAATTTCTGGCTACATTCTCAGCAACATGAGAAGCTCCTGTTCTTTCAGCGATACCCTTTGCACGTTCGCCAAATTTAGCATGACTAACATTGTTTTGGGCTATCATATGGTCATTGTGTTGTCCTGCATAATAGTAAGTAGTGCTCTCAAAAGTCAATTCATTTAAACCAATGCTAACTCTGTAGTTGTTGACTAGGTCAAAAAGTTCTGCTTCCAATGCCGTGTGGCTACCTGAAGAAATTTCTAAATTCTCAGCGTTTAAGCCGGCATTGTTTTCTTCTGATAGAGGTTCTAATTCTTCTTTGGAACAAGAGCTAAAAACACTTAAGGTAATTACAAGTAAAAAGATAAATTTAAATTTCATGACTTGGGGGTACATTAATAAGTTATACAGTAAAAGTAACGTGGAAGACAAGGTTCTTGAGAAAATTATCTATATTGGTAAGGAAAAAATCGACGTGCTGTAAAATAAGTGTATATAGGGCCTAATCGGTGAACGGCTAGGTATTTTTCATCGCTAAAATTGTGTATTTTAAGGAGATTGTACCGTTTTGACCACCAAAAAACTCCGGTCGTCGATGATTGAAAAATTGACTAACCGACAGCTTGTATGAAAGTCTCGTTTAAAGAGTTTTAATGCCAAAATTGTCCTATTTTCTGTAGAACAGTTGCGTAAAATAGAAATTGCCGTTTTGGTCCTTTTTAACGCTCACAGCGGTATGGGTAAAATCACCCTCCATAGTTTTCTTGTGATTGACACTGTTATACCAACCTTCAAAGGCACCCTCAGCGGTATCATAGTTCTTAGCTACGTTTTCTGCAACTAGCTCCACGGCCTCTTCGGAGGCAATGCTCGAAGCTCTTGAGCTGAAGTTATCATGACTTAAACTACCCTTACTTATCATATAATCCGTATGGATGTTGGCATATTTATACGCT
This genomic window from Maribacter sp. MJ134 contains:
- a CDS encoding nuclear transport factor 2 family protein → MMLQRSVSILILIIVGATSKLMSQKMTPEQVVQNQLEAYNQRDINAFMSVIDPKVTFHNFSEGVETMKGRQACKEFYAALFEASPNLHSKIITRTVFGNKIIDHESITGRNGNDKPLELVLIYEVQNEKISKVTVLKKQK
- a CDS encoding DUF1304 domain-containing protein; the encoded protein is MKLVSGLLIAVVALLHFYFLWFEMFAWTTKGPKIFRNFPKELFEPTKSMAANQGLYNGFLAAGLVWSFFIEDLIWKDNISLFFLCCVVVAGIYGAFSVSKKIFYIQALPALVAIALIILS
- a CDS encoding 3-hydroxyanthranilate 3,4-dioxygenase encodes the protein MSIRAPFNLDKWIEENRDSLKPPVGNKNLYKDAGDYIVMIVAGPNARKDYHYNETEELFYQLEGQIEVHIQEDRQKKTFQLGPGDMYLHPAKVPHSPVRHEGSIGLVIERKRAHMNVDDGLLWFCDNCNHKLYEAYFTLNDIEKDFLSHFKHFYGSKELRTCDNCATVMPVDERFIKEV
- a CDS encoding CAP domain-containing protein; the protein is MYPQVMKFKFIFLLVITLSVFSSCSKEELEPLSEENNAGLNAENLEISSGSHTALEAELFDLVNNYRVSIGLNELTFESTTYYYAGQHNDHMIAQNNVSHAKFGERAKGIAERTGASHVAENVARNYDDMQEVLEAWVDSPSHRMSLEGNYTHSAISIKENNSGNLYFTQMFFR
- a CDS encoding CAP domain-containing protein — protein: MKMRLLYVVPVLFVLFLSSCTTDTLEEGPIVEADNIVLLESEILEIVNDHRTSLDMNKLLFSAVAYKYANIHTDYMISKGSLSHDNFSSRASSIASEEAVELVAENVAKNYDTAEGAFEGWYNSVNHKKTMEGDFTHTAVSVKKDQNGNFYFTQLFYRK